The DNA sequence CGGATACGCTTCTTCGGCCTGTCCCTCGGTGCCGCTGCGGTCCTATTCGTGGCATTGGCGGTGTCCACCCTGAACCCGGATATCCAGATCCCGGCATTCGTGTACCAGCTCGGCCTGGCGATGTTCGTTTATGTCATCGGGATCTCCGCTGGACCAGCCTTCTTCCGCGAGTTCCGATCGCGGGGATGGAAACTCACCGTCTTCATGATTCTCCTGCTGATATCCATGACAGCGCTGGCCTGGGTCCTGGTTCGGATCTTCGGACTGGGTGCGGGCGCCGGCGCAGGCATGTTCGCTGGTGCCCTGACCTCCACCCCGGGTATGGCCGCGGTGGTCCAACTCATCGACCCTGCGCAGGCGGGTGAACCGGTCATCGGATATTCGCTGGCCTATCCCGGCGCGGTACTGGGGTCGATCCTGGTGGCGGCGATCGGTGCGAAACTCCTCAAGGTGGATCACCGGGAGGATGCGCGCACCGAAGGGCTTGTGTCAGAGCCGCTGGTGTGGAAAGGGTTGAGGATCGGGGAGGGGATCACCGGCAACATCGGTGACCTTGCACGGTTGTCCGGCCAGGAGATTATCGCCACCCGCATCGTGGAGGATCCGCACGAACACCGTCTGGCGGATCCCTCCCTGCCGGTGAAGCCGGGGATGGAGCTGGTGATCAACGGAACGGTCAATGCTGTTGATCGGGCGATCGAGGCCCTGGGTGCGGAATGCGACACCAAGATCGAGGACACCGAGCTCGTCTACTCCCGCTTCACCGTATCCAACCCGGACATCGTGGGGCATACCGTCGCTGAGTTGGACCCGGTGGCCAATGGTTTCATGATCGCCCGGATTCGCCAGGGCGACACCGAGATCGTCCCGCACCGGGACACCGTGCTCAACTACTCCGACCGCGTCCGCGTTGTGGCTGCCCCGGGTCGTATGAGTGATGTGAGGCGCTTTCTCGGGGATTCTGAGAAGTCTCTCGGTGATGTCAACCTGCTGCCCTTCGCCATCGGCCTGTCACTCGGTCTGCTGCTCGGTGCCATCCCGATCCCACTTCCAGGTGGCACCACCATGTATCTCGGTTTCGGTGGTGGACCCATCGTGGTCGGGCTCATCCTCGGTGCCCTGAACCGCTCCGGCCCCATCACCTGGCAGCTGCCCTTCCATGCCAACAGGACCATCTCCACGTTGGGGCTGGCACTGTTCCTGGCAGGTGTGGGCACGTCTGCGGGTGTGGGTTTCCGCGAGGCCCTGACTGACCCGAAGTCCTTCGTGTACATGGGTGCGGGTTTCCTCATCACCATCACCTCGGCGTTGGTGTGTGCAGCGGTCGGCATGTGGCTGCTGAAACTGCGGTGGGATGAATCCATGGGTGTGGCCGCCGGCGCCACCACCAACCCGGCGATCATTTCCTATCTCAACGATCAGACCGGAACAGACCTGGCGAACAGAGGTTATGCCACGGTGTATCCCACAGCAATGATCGGCAAGATCCTGGCCTGCCAGGTGTTGTTCCTCCTGTTGTAGTACCGCGGTGGCCCGGCACGCCCAAAGCCGGATCACCAGGAAGAATCGTGCGGGGGCAGGACCGTGTCCACCCCCGCGCGTAACCTTGGGGTCATGACTGACATGACCACCATCCACCTGGGCGATCTCCGTCTGGATTCCCTCACCCTCACTGTCCCACTGACCGCCGACGACACCGATGACCGCACCATCGATATCTTCTCCCGCATCGTGACAAAGAAGGGTGGGGAGGACCTTCCGTACCTGGTGTTCCTTCAGGGTGGTCCGGGTGTTGAGGCCCCCCGCCCCAGCCTTGAGCCCCTGAACCCGAGTTGGCTGGGAACAGCCCTGACACATTTCCGGGTGGTCATGCTGGATCAGCGTGGCACCGGCCTGTCCACCCCGGTGGGGGACGCGCTCCTGGCTGAGCACAGCACAGGGGACATCGTTGACTACCTCAGCCATCTGCGGGCCGATGGCATTGTCCGTGACTGCGAGGCAGTCAGGGAGGCACTCGGGGTCCGGACCTGGAATGTGCTCGGTCAATCCTTCGGGGGTTTCACCACCCTGCATTATCTCTCCACACACCCTGATTCACTGGATCAGGTGTTCATCACCGGTGGCCTCAGCGCGATTGACCGGCCGGCCGAGGACATCTACGCCAATTCCTACCGGCGCATGCACCGCAACTCAGAGCAGTACTACCGGCGTTTCCCCGAACACCGTGCCATCATCGGTGACCTGGTCGCCCGGGCACGCGCCGGGGAGATCGTCCTGCCCACCGGCGAGGTGGTCTCTGAATCCAGGTTCCGCTCCTTAGGTCATCTGCTCGGCAGCAATGACGGCTGGCTGGATCTCTACACTCTCCTGGAACTGGATCCGGCCTCCAACGCCTTCCTCCACGATTTGAGCACCCTGCTGCCCTATGGCAACCGCAACCCCCTCTACTACGTCCTCCATGAATCGTCCTATGCCGATGGCGTGGTCACCGACTGGGCAGCCGAACGCGTTTACCCGGAGGAGTTCCAGGCGGATCCCACCCTGCTCACCGGCGAGCATGTCTTCCGGGAGTGGGCCGATACCGTGCCGGCCCTGCGCCCCTGGAAGGATGTGGCACTCGCGCTCGCACAACAGGAATGGCCGAAACTCTACGATGCCCGGGCACTACAGGCATCAGGTGCCAGGGGCGCCGCGGCTGTCTATGTCAACGATGTCTTCGTGCCCCTGGACTACTCACTGGACACCGCGGAATACCTGCCCGGCGTGCAGCTCCACATCACCAGCGAACATGAGCACAATGGCCTGCGTGCCAGCGACGGCGCTGTACTCGCTCACCTCATCGATCTCGCGCATGGCCGGAAGGTACGCTGACTCCCTGTGTTAGTACTAGCGATCGACACCTCAACCCCGGACCTCATCGTCGGCATCGTCAACTCCGAGACCGGAGATACCGTTGGCCAGCGCATCATCGAAGACACCCGGGAGCACAATGAACAGCTCACCCCGATGGTGCAGGAAGCCCTCTCTGACGCCGGCCTGACCTTCCCTGACCTCGGAGCCGTGGTGGTCGGATGTGGGCCCGGCCCGTTCACCGGACTGCGCGTGGGAATGGTCTCCGCCGCAGCCTTCGGCGATGCACTGGGCATCCCGGTGCACGGTGTATGTTCCCTCGATGCCATTGCCCAGGGCATTGATTTCGACGCCACCCCCCACGCACTGGTGGCCACTGACGCCCGCCGCAGGGAGATCTACTGGGCCACCTATACCCAGGGCATCCGCACTGATGGGCCCGATGTGGTCGCGCCGGGACAGTTGGAGCTTGACCGGGCGGTCGATGTCATTTCCATCCCGGAGCACCTGGGGGAGAAGTTGCCGGAGGGGCTCGGGGGCGTCGACAAGCTCACGTTGAAACCGCTACCCGCCAACCTGGTGGCGGTGGCCGACCTCGCCACCACTCCCGAGGCACTGGTGCCGATGTATCTGCGCCGACCCGATGCCAAGGAACCGAAACCAAAACCGAAGTCACCGGCCATCCCGGAGGTGGAGCTATGAGCACCGAACAGTTTGAACTCCGTGAACTACGCCGTGAGGATGCCCAGCGCTGCGCCGACCTGGAACGGCAACTGTTCCCCGGTGACAATCCGTGGCCCCGGGATGTGTTCCTGGTGGAGTTTTCACACCCCACCACGTTGTATCTCGGAGCCTTCGAGGACGGGTTCCTGGTCGCCTATGCGGGTCTGGCGATGATGGGGCCGGTGGAGGATCCTGAATTTGAGATCCACACCGTCGGCGTGGATCCGGAGTACCAGCGTCGGGGCCTGGGGCGGGTGCTCATGGATCAGATGATGACCATGGCGGACAGTCACGACGGCCCGGTATTCCTTGAGGTCCGGACCGACAATGATGCCGCGATCGCGATGTATGAGGCCTTTGGTTTCACCACCCTGGCCACACGCAAGAATTACTACCGGCCCTCCGGTGCGGACGCATACACCATGCAGCGCCCGCGGTTGAGTGACCGGCGGAGTTCCGGGAATTCAGGGGACAGGACTAACCTCTAAGTCATGATTGTCCTGGGTATTGAGAGCTCCTGTGATGAAACCGGCGTCGGCGTGGTCAGGTTGGATGAGCAGGGACATCTGACCATCCTGGCGGATGCCGTCGCCTCATCCATGCAGGACCATGCGCGTTTCGGTGGTGTCGTGCCGGAGATTGCCTCCCGTGCGCATCTGGAATCCATGGTTCCTGTCATGCGTGAGGCACTCAACCGTGCGGGTATCGCCAAGCCAGATGCCGTGGCCGCCACCGTCGGGCCAGGTCTGGCTGGTGCGCTGTTGGTGGGGGCGAGTGCCGCCAAGGCCTATGCCGCGGCCTGGGGTGTGCCGTTCTACGCGGTAAACCACCTCGGCGGCCACGTCGCAGTAGCCAATCTGGAAGGTGAAACCCTCCCGCATTCGGTGGCTCTGCTGGTCTCCGGCGGGCACACCCAACTCCTTGAGGTGGATGCTGTGGGATTGCCCATGAAGGAACTCGGGTCCACCCTCGATGACGCCGCCGGTGAGGCCTATGACAAGGTCTCCAGGCTGCTCGGTCTGGGTTATCCGGGCGGGCCGGTCATTGATAAACTGGCGCGCCGTGGCAACCCGGAGGCCATAAAGTTCCCACGCGGGTTGACCAAGAAATCAGACTCCCGCCACGATTTCTCCTTCTCCGGACTCAAAACCGCGGTCGCCCGGTATGTGGAGGCAGCCGAGCGCAACGGGGAGATCATCTCAGTGGAGGATGTGTGCGCCAGCTTCCAGGAGGCGGTGTGTGATGTACTCACCTTCAAAGCGGTGCGTGCCTGCCAGGATGTGGGCGCTCGTGTGTTGTTGCTCGGTGGTGGTGTGGCTGCGAACTCCCGGCTCAGGGAACTGGCGCAGGAACGCTGTGCCGCCGCAGGCATCGAATTACGCGTTCCCCGTTTCAACCTGTGCACCGATAACGGCGTGATGATCGCGGCGCTCGCGGCCCAACGCATTCACGAGGGCGCCGGTGGTTCACAACTCAGTGTGGGAACTGATCCTTCTTTATCCGTTGAGACCCCACAGGTGTTTTCAACAGCCTAGACTTAATCGGCATGAAGTCTGTGTTCACCGTCGGCCAGATCCGACGTGCAGAAGAACGACTATTCGCAATACAAAACGACCCCGATGAACTGATGATCTCCGCTGCCGCCGCCGTGGCCGATGTGGCTCTGGCGATGGTGGATGGGCCCGCTGCCGACGACAGCGGTGAGGACCACTTTGGCGAAGACCGTATTCTCCTCCTCGTCGGCTCCGGCGGCAACGGCGGTGATGCACTTTATGCCGGTGCCTTCCTCCGCGAGGAGGGTTATCAGGTGGATGCCCTACTGCTGGGCGGGGACCGGGTGCATGAGCCCGCCCTCCGGCATTTTCACCACCTCGGTGGCACCGTGGTGGACACCAGCCCCGATCCCGCTTCCTATGATCTGGTCATCGACGGCATCCTCGGCATCGGTGGGCGCGGGGGAATTGATGCGGATACCGCCCAGTTCGTGGAACGTATCTACTCCGCCGGTGTGCCGATCCTGTCGGTCGACGTCCCCAGTGGCATTGAGGCGGACACCGGCTCCGTTCCGGAACCCATCATGATGCAGCTGGCGGGATACGCCGAGGGAGCGCCCATTGCCCGGCAGTGCATCCCCACCCACATCAATGCTGATGTCACCGTCACCTTCGGTGGTCTGCGTCGCGCGCACGCGGTATCCATGGCCTGCGGTTATGTGTTGTGTGCTGATATCCGTGTGGAGGGCGGCGGGGGTCTTAATCTCTCCACCGCGCTGCAGGACATCCAGCTCAAGGACGCCAGCCCCACGCTGTACGCCTCCACCGCCTGGCGTGATGTCAGTGCGGAGATATCGGTGCCTGGCGCCTCACCCATCGGGGCCCAGTTCATCATGCTGGATGTGGAACCGGCCCCTGATTCCGATAAATACACCGGGGGAGTGGTGGGCATCGCCGCGGGCAGCGAGGACTACCCCGGCGCAGCGATTCTCGCATGTGCTGGTGCGGTGCGCGCAACCAGCTCCATGGTGCGGTTCGTCGGGGACAGCGTCGCCCGCAACCAGGTGATCGCCGCGTTGCCTGAGGTGGTCGTGTCCCCGTCGGTGGAGGAGGCCGGCCGCGTCCAGGCATGGGTCTACGGACCCGGTCGGGGCACAGGTGCTGGCCAGGCGGCAGAACTCGCCGGGCTCCTGGCATCCCCCGAGCCCGTGCTTATCGACGCCGATGGCATCACCCTCATCGCCCAGTCGCCGGAGTTACGGTCCACGGTGCGCCATCGCTCATCCCCCACCGTTCTCACTCCCCACAAAGGGGAGTTCGAACGGTTGGCGGAACCACTGCGCGCCGACGGCAGTGAGATCCCCTCCGCCGACACTGACCCCATCGGTGCCACCCTGGCGATGGCGGTGGCACTCGACTGTTGTGTGCTCCTCAAGGGCAGATTCACCATCGTGGCGACCACCGATTACGCCTATGTGGTCAATGCCGGTCATTCGTGGTCGGCCACCCCTGGTTCCGGGGATGTGCTCTCCGGTCTCATCGGTGCGCACCTGGCACAGAGTTATGTGGAGCTGACCCGCCTGCCGGAGTTCATTCCGGACATGGAGCTGCCTCCAACAGCGGTGTATTCATTGGTGGCGCCCGCGGTGAGTATTCATGCGGTGGCGGCGGCTTTGTCGGCGCGTACCGAGTTCGGTCCGGCACCCACCTCTGCATCCCGCATCGCTGAGGCCATCTCCGCGGCGACCGCCCGGGTCAACATCAACCGGATCATGAACGCCTGATGAATTCTTAGGCCCCAGGTCGCTGTTTCCCGGCCCACCCGGTTAATTGAAGGCATGACCAGAGGATTTCTTGTTAACCCCGACCTGACCCACCGTTCCGTTGAGTTTGAGCTTGTATCGGCTGCACAGTTCCTGGGTGGGGCCGATGATGCCCGGGTATCGGTAGCTTTCCAGGAAGATGGCTCCACCTACGCAGCTCTGTACAATTCCGAGGCCAGGGCGCTTGGTGCCCACGCCAATCCGGTGGCTTCCCTGGGGCGGATGGAAGCCGCCACCGGAGATTCTGCGTTCTTCAGTGATCCCACCACCGCCATCTGTGGTTCGGTGATCTTCATCGGCGCGGAGGGTGATGATGTCGGTGATGCGGAGATTGAACGCATCATGGATGGTATCCGTGCAGCCAGGCATTACCGTGAGGATTATCCGGAGGAGTTCCAGCTCTGGCGCAACGCGGTGTACAACATGCGTGACCGGGACCTGGAGGCCCACTCGTCTTAGTCAGAGCAAATCTGTTGCAGCAGGCCTCCACATCCGGGTGTGTGCGGGGCCTGCTGATTTTTAGTGGCTGTGGGGGTGTTCGCGACCAGCGAACACCTTTAGCACCCTCTGCGGTTGAGTGCTGGCACTCGCGAAGGTAGAGTGCCAGTAGGTTGTTTGACACACAGTTGTTCACCCGCGACGACGGCTGTGCTGGAAATCCACAACCGGCACAACAATCACACTCTTTTCTCATGGAAGGATTCATCGTGGCAAACGTCAACATCAAGCCGCTCGAAGACAAGATCCTGGTTCAGATCAACGAGGCTGAGACCACCACCGCCTCCGGTCTGGTCATCCCGGACTCCGCTAAGGAAAAGCCACAGGAAGCCACCGTCATCGCCGTGGGCCCAGGCCGTTTCGATGACCAGGGCAACCGCATCCCACTGGACATCAAGGAAGACGACGTTGTCATCTTCTCCCGTTACGGTGGCACCGAGATCAAGTTCGACGGCGTGGAGTACCTCCTGCTGTCCGCACGTGACATCCTCGCCATCGTCGAGAAGTAGGGGATAGTTCATGGCAAAGCTCATTGCTTTTGACCAGGACGCCCGCGAAGGCATTCTCCGGGGCGTCGATGCCCTGGCTGACACCGTCAAGGTCACCCTCGGTCCCCGCGGCCGCAACGTGGTCCTGGCTAAGGCGTTTGGTGGCCCGTTGGTCACCAACGACGGTGTCACCATCGCCCGTGACATCGATGTCGAGGATCCTTTTGAGAACCTCGGTGCGCAGCTGGTCAAGTCTGTTGCAGTAAAGACCAACGACATCGCCGGTGACGGCACCACCACCGCAACCCTGCTGGCCCAGGCGATCATCGCCGAGGGTCTGCGTAACGTTGCAGCCGGTGCCAACCCGATCGAGCTGAACAAGGGTATCGCAGCAGCAGCTGAGAAGACCCTCGAGGAGCTCAAGGCACGCGCAACGGAGGTGTCCTCCACCCAGGAGATCGCCAACGTGGCCACCGTGTCCTCCCGGGATGAGGTTGTCGGCACCATCGTGGCTGAGGCCATGGAGAAGGTCGGCAAGGACGGCGTAGTCACTGTCGAGGAGTCCCAGTCCATCGAATCCTCACTGGATATCACCGAGGGCGTCTCCTTCGACAAGGGATACCTGTCCCCGTACTTCATCAATGACACCGACACCCAGACGGCTGTGTTTGATGATCCTGCGATCCTCCTGGTCCGCAACAAGATCTCCTCCCTGCCGGATTTCCTTCCGCTGCTGGAGAAGATCGTGGAGTCCAACCGTCCGGTCCTCATCATCGCCGAGGACATCGAGGGCGAGCCTCTGCAGACCCTGGTGGTCAACTCCATCCGCAAGACCGTCAAGGCTGTCGCCGTGAAGTCCCCGTACTTCGGCGATCGGCGCAAGGCGTTCATGGATGACCTGGCTGTTGTCACCAACGCCACCGTGGTTGATCCCGAGGTCGGTGTCACCCTCAACGAGGCCGGCACCGAGGTTCTTGGAACCGCACGTCGTGTCACCGTCTCCAAGGATGAGACCATCATCGTGGATGGCGCGGGTTCCGCTGAGGCTGTGGAGAACCGCCGCCAGCAGATCCGCCGCGAGATCGAGACCACGGATTCCTCCTGGGACCGTGAAAAGGCTGAAGAGCGTCTGGCCAAGCTGTCCGGAGGTGTCGCCGTCATCCGTGTCGGTGCCGCCACCGAGACCGAGGTCAACGAGCGTAAGCTGCGCGTCGAGGATGCCATCAACGCGGCCCGCGCCGCTGCACAGGAGGGTGTGATCGCCGGTGGCGGTTCCGCTCTGGTGCAGATCGCGGAGACCCTCAAGGTTTATGCCGAGGAGTTCGAGGGAGATCAGAAGGTGGGCGTCCGCGCCCTGGCGCTTGCTCTGAGCAAGCCCGCCTACTGGATCGCCGCGAACGCCGGCCTGGACGGTGCCGTGGTTGTCGCGCGCACCGCCGAGCTGCCGAACAACGAGGGCTTCAACGCCGCGACGTTGGAGTACGGCAACCTGGTTGAGCAGGGTGTCATTGACCCGGTCAAGGTCACCCACTCCGCCGTTGTCAACGCAACCTCTGTTGCACGCATGGTGCTGACCACCGAGGCCTCCATCGTGGAGAAGCCTGCGGAGGAAGCTGCAGCCGGTCACGGCCACAGCCACCACCACTAGTCGCACACGGTGACGTGAACTGACCGGCCTGGTTTCCAGGCCGGTCTTTTGCTTATCGACGCATCACTGCCATCGCCTTCAATACCACCGTCATGATTTCCGCGTAGGCCTTACGATTCAGCGATCGTGGCCCACGCAGCTGCATGAGCTTCTGCTCAGAGATATTTTGCACCTGGGTGTATTTCAGTAGGCCGTCCGCGCCATGGCGGGCAGCGAGGCCTGAATCCTTGGAACCGCCCAGTGGTGTATCCAGATTTCCCCAGGTAGCTGTGTAGGCATCATTGATGTTCACTCCACCGGACTTGATCAGGGGAGCGGCAGCACGGGCCGTTTCTGGGGAGGCGAATATGGCGGCGTTGAGACCATAATCCGTGTCATTTGCACGGACGATGGCTTCGGCGAGGTCCTCCACAACCTCGATATAGACCACCGGCCCGAATACCTCATTGCGGTAAAGTTCCATGTCCCCGGTGGCGCCGGTGATGACGGTGGGCTCAAAGAAATAGGGGCCCAGATCAGGACGCGCCTTGCCACCGCAGAGCACCGTGGCACCCTTGTCCACGGCATCATCCACCATTGTCTGGACGTTATCCAATTGTTGGCGGGATGCCAAGGAACCCATCTCCACCTCCCAGTTGAAACCGGCGCCGATCCGTGAGTGCCTGATCCGGTCGACATAGGCGTCCACAAACTTCTGATAAACAGAATCCACCACGTAGATCCGCTCTATGGAGACACATAGCTGGCCCGAGTTGGAAAGTGTGCCATGGACGGCACCATCCACGGCTTTGTCAAGGTCAGCATCACCCGCAACGATGAGCGGGTTCTTGCCACCCAGCTCCGCGGAGAAATCGATGAGCCGACGGCCGGCGGTCTCGCCCAGGATGCGGCCGGTCTTGGTGGAACCCGTGAACATGAGGTAATCACAGTGCTCCGAAATGGCACCACCCACCACTGGCCCCTCACCGGTGACGGTCTGAAAGAGGTCACGTGGGAGGCCGGCATCATAAAGCAGGCTGGTTACCAGGAGAGATGTGAAAGGGGTTTTGGCGTCTGGCTTGGATACCACTGCATTACCTGCCAGTAGGGCGGGAATCGCGTCGGAAATGGCCAGGGTCAGGGGATAGTTCCATGGGCTGATCTGCCCCACCACACCAAGCGGATAGTGATGCTCAAAGGTGGAGGATAGGAAAGGGACGGTACCGTGGCGGCGTTTCGGCTTGAGTAGTTTCTCGGCTGTCCTGCCGTAATAATCAGCGGTGGCGGCGACATCCATCACCTCATCGAAGGCTGCTGCACGGTTCTTGCCCGTTTCCAGCTGCACCACGTCCATGAGCAGTTCCCGGTGCTTCAGCACCGATGAATGAAAGGTGCGGAAGATGGAACGTCGTAAAGCATGGGGAGTCTCATCCCAGGAACGCTGCGCCACGCGGGCGAGTCCGAAAGCCTTGTCCACACACCTGGCGTCACCTTCCGGGATCTGTCCAATGGTGTCACCGTTGAAAGGAGATTCCACGGCGATCCGCGTGGTCGAATCAGAGGTGATCAGACCAGTCAGGTGTTGGTGCAGGTCGTGGGGGAGGGCTTCGAGTTTGAGTCGGCGTGGGTACATCCACCCCACAATAGAGAATGAAAAAAGACCCGGGTTGAAAACCCTGGGTCTGTACTGGTTACACAGCTACCGGCTGTTTGCGGTCGATCTTTCGTAGAATTCCGAGGCGTTCGGATTCTGATAAGCCACCCCAGACGCCGTATGGTTCGGCTACTGAGAGTGCATGTCTGCGACAAGCTTCCAAGACGGGGCAGGCGGTGCAGATGGCCTTCGCGCGCAGCTCACGACGTTGACGGGCTCGTCCACGCTCGCCATCCGGGTGATAAAACACGTCCGAGGTTTCGCCGCGGCATGAACCGTGCAGCTGCCAGTCCCAGAAGTCTGCGTTAGGTCCCGGAAGTTGGTGGGGCAATGTCATCTTGAAATACTCCCTATTCAGCGAGTTTGTATTACTGAGGTGGGTTGTTCACCCGAGGAGATAGTGTCGACTGCCTCGGTGAACGGTTGGTGTCCTGTTGGTGGCCGTTTTGTAGACAGGTGTTGATTTAATGGGAAACTGTCTAGTCCTTACCCCCCGCGACCTGCAGATTTGGCGATAGGTGAATCTCGGGTGAATTCTTTCCCACGGCGTATAAACCCAGGTAAAGGGGTGATTCAGGCCACTGTTTCGGGGGTTGGTCCGGCGGGTTTGTCCCACAAGGGGCAGGATGTGTGACCGGTGTTGTTAGTATGAACGGATATCCGGGTAGACGATCATCTCGGGCAGGCGCCCTCCCATGGGGAGCCTGATGAAGTGTTTTTTGGCAGGAAGGTACGGGACGGTGGCAGATTCCGAGCGTGAGCTGGCGGACCTTGTTCCCCGGGCAACGGCAGGGGATCGCCGGGCGCTCCAGCGCATCATGGAAATCATCCATCCGGTGGTCCTGCGTTATGCCCGAGCCCGCATTGGCGGAGGTCGGCAACCAACCCCGGAGGATGTGGCGCAGGAGATCTGTCTGGCGGTGGCCACCTCGATCGGGAATTTCGTGGATCAGGGTCGTCCGTTCATGGCTTTTGTCTACGGTATCGCCTCCAATAAGGTCGCCGATGCGCATCGCGCCATGTCGCGGGACAAGTCCACTCCCACGGAAGACGTTCCGGACACTGAGCCAGACTCCAATACTCCTGAGGAGTTTGCGCTGGTCACTGACGGAAGTAACAGAGTGAGGGCTCTTCTCGATCTACTTAGTGAGAAGGCACGCGACATTCTTATTCTGAGAGTGATGGTGGGCCTTTCCGCAGAAGAAACTGCAGAGATGGTAGGCAGCACCCCGGGTGCTGTGCGAGTAGCTCAACACAGAGCGCTCACGACACTTCGAAGCGCACTTGAGCAGCAGGAGAAAAAGTAATGACTCGACGTCATAATGGTGGTGACCCGGATGGTCAGGACATTGTCAACGGACAGCTGAAGCAGCTGTTCGTCGATGATGAGTTTCTGACTGATCTGTCCCGCGGCGTTGATCCCTCCGCGGGGGAGGATCCCCTGGCAGGTCTCCTCCTCGACATGAATAAGGAAATAACCGAGGATATGCCGGCGGCGCCGGATCTGTCCGTCCTGCTCCCCGGTTTCGGTGAGGGTGGTGCCGCGGACGTCGATCCCGGAACCACCGAATTCGCCCCGATCAGCACCCCGTCCGGAGACAACTCCGACGAGTCCGGAGCCGTGGTGGCACTGGATTCCCGCAGGGGACGTCGTGGAGCGGTTAAGGCCTCCGGAGCAGGGCGCCGTACCTCGCACCCATTCCTCCATGGACTGGTGGGTGCCGCAGCGGCCACTCTGGTCATCGCCGGCGGCGGCACCGCCATCTACAACGCCGATGCGGATTCACCCCTGCATGGATTGAGCACCACACTGTTTGGCAATACCGACAACCCGAGTGTTGTCGAGCTCGCCTCCACCCTGGAGGAAGTGGATAGCCGCACCGCCAACGGTGATGTTG is a window from the Corynebacterium faecale genome containing:
- the tsaD gene encoding tRNA (adenosine(37)-N6)-threonylcarbamoyltransferase complex transferase subunit TsaD, whose amino-acid sequence is MIVLGIESSCDETGVGVVRLDEQGHLTILADAVASSMQDHARFGGVVPEIASRAHLESMVPVMREALNRAGIAKPDAVAATVGPGLAGALLVGASAAKAYAAAWGVPFYAVNHLGGHVAVANLEGETLPHSVALLVSGGHTQLLEVDAVGLPMKELGSTLDDAAGEAYDKVSRLLGLGYPGGPVIDKLARRGNPEAIKFPRGLTKKSDSRHDFSFSGLKTAVARYVEAAERNGEIISVEDVCASFQEAVCDVLTFKAVRACQDVGARVLLLGGGVAANSRLRELAQERCAAAGIELRVPRFNLCTDNGVMIAALAAQRIHEGAGGSQLSVGTDPSLSVETPQVFSTA
- the groES gene encoding co-chaperone GroES, translated to MANVNIKPLEDKILVQINEAETTTASGLVIPDSAKEKPQEATVIAVGPGRFDDQGNRIPLDIKEDDVVIFSRYGGTEIKFDGVEYLLLSARDILAIVEK
- a CDS encoding alpha/beta fold hydrolase, with protein sequence MTDMTTIHLGDLRLDSLTLTVPLTADDTDDRTIDIFSRIVTKKGGEDLPYLVFLQGGPGVEAPRPSLEPLNPSWLGTALTHFRVVMLDQRGTGLSTPVGDALLAEHSTGDIVDYLSHLRADGIVRDCEAVREALGVRTWNVLGQSFGGFTTLHYLSTHPDSLDQVFITGGLSAIDRPAEDIYANSYRRMHRNSEQYYRRFPEHRAIIGDLVARARAGEIVLPTGEVVSESRFRSLGHLLGSNDGWLDLYTLLELDPASNAFLHDLSTLLPYGNRNPLYYVLHESSYADGVVTDWAAERVYPEEFQADPTLLTGEHVFREWADTVPALRPWKDVALALAQQEWPKLYDARALQASGARGAAAVYVNDVFVPLDYSLDTAEYLPGVQLHITSEHEHNGLRASDGAVLAHLIDLAHGRKVR
- a CDS encoding bifunctional ADP-dependent NAD(P)H-hydrate dehydratase/NAD(P)H-hydrate epimerase — encoded protein: MKSVFTVGQIRRAEERLFAIQNDPDELMISAAAAVADVALAMVDGPAADDSGEDHFGEDRILLLVGSGGNGGDALYAGAFLREEGYQVDALLLGGDRVHEPALRHFHHLGGTVVDTSPDPASYDLVIDGILGIGGRGGIDADTAQFVERIYSAGVPILSVDVPSGIEADTGSVPEPIMMQLAGYAEGAPIARQCIPTHINADVTVTFGGLRRAHAVSMACGYVLCADIRVEGGGGLNLSTALQDIQLKDASPTLYASTAWRDVSAEISVPGASPIGAQFIMLDVEPAPDSDKYTGGVVGIAAGSEDYPGAAILACAGAVRATSSMVRFVGDSVARNQVIAALPEVVVSPSVEEAGRVQAWVYGPGRGTGAGQAAELAGLLASPEPVLIDADGITLIAQSPELRSTVRHRSSPTVLTPHKGEFERLAEPLRADGSEIPSADTDPIGATLAMAVALDCCVLLKGRFTIVATTDYAYVVNAGHSWSATPGSGDVLSGLIGAHLAQSYVELTRLPEFIPDMELPPTAVYSLVAPAVSIHAVAAALSARTEFGPAPTSASRIAEAISAATARVNINRIMNA
- the tsaB gene encoding tRNA (adenosine(37)-N6)-threonylcarbamoyltransferase complex dimerization subunit type 1 TsaB, translating into MLVLAIDTSTPDLIVGIVNSETGDTVGQRIIEDTREHNEQLTPMVQEALSDAGLTFPDLGAVVVGCGPGPFTGLRVGMVSAAAFGDALGIPVHGVCSLDAIAQGIDFDATPHALVATDARRREIYWATYTQGIRTDGPDVVAPGQLELDRAVDVISIPEHLGEKLPEGLGGVDKLTLKPLPANLVAVADLATTPEALVPMYLRRPDAKEPKPKPKSPAIPEVEL
- the rimI gene encoding ribosomal protein S18-alanine N-acetyltransferase — translated: MSTEQFELRELRREDAQRCADLERQLFPGDNPWPRDVFLVEFSHPTTLYLGAFEDGFLVAYAGLAMMGPVEDPEFEIHTVGVDPEYQRRGLGRVLMDQMMTMADSHDGPVFLEVRTDNDAAIAMYEAFGFTTLATRKNYYRPSGADAYTMQRPRLSDRRSSGNSGDRTNL
- a CDS encoding aspartate:alanine exchanger family transporter translates to MLDFFAANPLIALAVILAVGLAIGRIRFFGLSLGAAAVLFVALAVSTLNPDIQIPAFVYQLGLAMFVYVIGISAGPAFFREFRSRGWKLTVFMILLLISMTALAWVLVRIFGLGAGAGAGMFAGALTSTPGMAAVVQLIDPAQAGEPVIGYSLAYPGAVLGSILVAAIGAKLLKVDHREDARTEGLVSEPLVWKGLRIGEGITGNIGDLARLSGQEIIATRIVEDPHEHRLADPSLPVKPGMELVINGTVNAVDRAIEALGAECDTKIEDTELVYSRFTVSNPDIVGHTVAELDPVANGFMIARIRQGDTEIVPHRDTVLNYSDRVRVVAAPGRMSDVRRFLGDSEKSLGDVNLLPFAIGLSLGLLLGAIPIPLPGGTTMYLGFGGGPIVVGLILGALNRSGPITWQLPFHANRTISTLGLALFLAGVGTSAGVGFREALTDPKSFVYMGAGFLITITSALVCAAVGMWLLKLRWDESMGVAAGATTNPAIISYLNDQTGTDLANRGYATVYPTAMIGKILACQVLFLLL